In Candidatus Acidiferrales bacterium, the genomic stretch GCGTGGACTTCATCCATGCCCTTTACCAGCAGTTCGGTCTCACCTCGCTCCGCCATTTTGTGAATGGCCAGCCCAGCGGTGACCCGATTCAGTCCCGGGTCAAGTAGCACCATGACTTCGCTTGTCAGACGAAAGATCAATGCTCCAAGAATGCGTCCCCGGTCGCTTGTGGCCACCAGGTTGACGAAATAGAGCGGATGCTCCAGATTGGGAAACTCGTAGCCCAGCGCTTGTTGCTGGTGGATGCGTTCCAGCTCAGCAAGGTCGCTCGATTGATACGCTCGAATACGCAAACTCAGATTCCCACCAACTTCCGGGCATTAGCTTGGAATTGCTCGAACCGCTTCACGACATCAGCCTTGCCCTGTTCGAGCCATCGAGCCACATCGACCGGCTGGGAGCAATCCAGATAGAACTGCTGTAACCCACCCCGTGCGATTTCGTTCCCCTTTGCATCCTTCTCCACCGCCTCCATTTCGACAAAAACGCGGCAGTGCTCAGCGTCTATTTCCTTGCGGAGAATGAGAGCTTCGGTCATAAGAGCATCAGCTTGTTGTGGCTCAAGAATCCATTTGCCAGATAGACGTGCGGCTCCTCGGCCTCAATGTAATAGACCGGGCCAGTCACATCCAAAAGCTCCACGTTCATCAAGTCAATCTGCTCCGGTTTCAACACTAGGTTATGAGATGGCGAGCAGATGAGTTCTCGAAAGCCGTCCCGCACGCGCACAAGTCTCTGGGCTGGGAACATGCCCACCTTCCGTACCCTACACTTGCCAAGCGGTGAAACGAGCATGTCACCGAGCTTCAACTGCTCGACTGGAACGCGCCCCCTCTCGGTGTCAATCAGCGTGCCCGCCGCCACGCAGCCACCGCCACCCCCGCCGCCATCGCCCCCACCGCCACCAGGAGTTCCCGCCCCGCCCAGAGTGGCCGGTGTGGTCGCATCGCTGATCCCAAAATAGGTATCGGGCGTCACATCCTGCGCCAGCGTGGAAAACTTCATTGTGCTTGTGGCCGTATCCCATGCTAGGAAATATCTCGTATTGGCTGCCAAGCCCTCGATCTTGCCGAGCGGCACGGATACTGTCTTGGTGTCCCCAGCATAACGGATCGTGAACGCTGCCCAATTGATGGTCGGGGTGCCATTCGACGTCTGCCCATTCGCCAACGCACTGCCGCTCGAAATGTACTGAGCATTCAAAATGGCGTTGTTGGTCGAGCGTTGCAAACGGTTGGCTGCCGATGCCGCAGACAACACCCCAGAATTCACTCCCAGCGGCCCGCAGCTTCCGAGGAAATACACATAGCCGCTTTTGTCCGATTGCTTGAACTCGGCCCAACACCGCCAGTATTTCGTCACATTGGGCAGGGTGATGTCCCAATACGTCCGCTGGTCTGGCCCGTAGGTCGTGACCTTCAAGGTCGCCGTGACCGAAAACGCCGCATCATCGCCCGCCTCGATGCCATAGACTACCTGTTTCCCGGCATGGTTAGCGTGCGGGGTAATCGTGACGCGAAAATGCCCGTCCTGCCCGGTAACGGAGATCCCCGCCGGCGGATCCGGCGCCGCCAGCGGCTTCTGTCCCGCTGGCAAGGGTTCAGACACTCCTGCTACACCCACCCTCGCTTCCAAGCGGTTGATGTACCCTTGAAGGTGCTTCAAGTCCTCGTAAAGTTCAGGATTCTTGAGTCGCACACTCTCGATTTTTCGCAACAAAATGGGCATCTTAGGGTTCTGAGGTCATGGCAGCAAATATCCCGCCCAGCCCCGTACCTAAGTACCCAGGTACGGGGCCAGCCATCTCAGTCGCAAAACGGACAATCAGCGTCGAACTTTATCTCCAAGCCCTTTTCCGGCGTCCACAGCAAATGCGTCGTCTCCATCGGCAGACATTCTGGATTCCTCATCGCGTCTCGTATCGCTTCGTGCTCGAAGCGCAAGACCGCTCGACGGCTGAGGCCGCCAAGACCAGAGTAGGGGCCGGTCTTAAGACCGCCCCTATAGTTACTTACGTCTCGCATCATTGCCAATCTCGCAACCATTCCCACAACGACAAAACAAGAGCGCCACCGAAGCCGCAGATGAGAATAGCGCCGAGAACGGTAAGGAGGCCGAATAGGAATTCCATCACAACCCCGTACCTCCCCTTAAAATACAGAGATCTTTTCCCGTTGGCTTAGGACGGTACGGGGTCACAACACCTCTCAGATTTCCAACCCGCCGATAAAGATTGGTCGACTGCCCCACTGGTCGGCCATATTCTTCAAGACAGTCCGCAGCGTGGTCGTGCCGCTCAGGCCGGTGGTCGAGTAACCGAGCGACGTGGCCGTAGTCGTCAGGTTCGTCTGCACCGTCGGCGAAAGCTGATTCCAGCGCGTCGAGAGCGTCACGCCGGTCGGAAAGAGCCGCACGTTCCCGGCCACTCCGTTGTATCGCTGGGCAAACTGGAACATCGCCACAATCGTCCTTACC encodes the following:
- a CDS encoding Hint domain-containing protein, encoding MPILLRKIESVRLKNPELYEDLKHLQGYINRLEARVGVAGVSEPLPAGQKPLAAPDPPAGISVTGQDGHFRVTITPHANHAGKQVVYGIEAGDDAAFSVTATLKVTTYGPDQRTYWDITLPNVTKYWRCWAEFKQSDKSGYVYFLGSCGPLGVNSGVLSAASAANRLQRSTNNAILNAQYISSGSALANGQTSNGTPTINWAAFTIRYAGDTKTVSVPLGKIEGLAANTRYFLAWDTATSTMKFSTLAQDVTPDTYFGISDATTPATLGGAGTPGGGGGDGGGGGGGCVAAGTLIDTERGRVPVEQLKLGDMLVSPLGKCRVRKVGMFPAQRLVRVRDGFRELICSPSHNLVLKPEQIDLMNVELLDVTGPVYYIEAEEPHVYLANGFLSHNKLMLL